From the genome of Rathayibacter sp. VKM Ac-2759, one region includes:
- a CDS encoding tetratricopeptide repeat protein: MSTLPPLPGNLRGAVDLSSLVNRRPPAPAAPTAPGEAPAGPPPGANPLLLTAGDAEFDQVVQLSSRVPVIVDLRGSWSEQSTSMTALLERVIVSYAGAFVLVGVDVESSPQLAQAFQVQSVPTIAAILGGRPVPLFSGLVAEEALRDLLEQVLQLAAQNGVTGTVPVDATAEPGEPEPAPLPPHHQEAYDAIDRGDYSAAIAEYETAIAQNPRDDLAVAGLAQVRLLSRLQGRTLEEVRSTAAAEPSNLDAQLAVADLDVSGGHVEDAFDRLLLIFPRLDAEGKAATRARLLELFEIVGTTDPRVNKARARLTGLLY, translated from the coding sequence GTGAGCACGCTCCCGCCCCTGCCCGGAAACCTCCGCGGCGCCGTCGACCTGTCCTCCCTCGTGAACCGGCGTCCGCCGGCTCCGGCCGCCCCCACCGCCCCCGGTGAGGCTCCTGCCGGGCCCCCGCCCGGTGCGAACCCGCTGCTCCTGACCGCGGGCGACGCCGAGTTCGACCAGGTCGTGCAGCTCTCGTCCCGCGTGCCGGTGATCGTCGATCTCCGCGGCTCGTGGTCCGAGCAGAGCACGAGCATGACCGCGCTGCTCGAGCGCGTGATCGTCTCGTACGCGGGCGCCTTCGTGCTCGTCGGAGTCGACGTCGAGTCGAGCCCGCAGCTGGCGCAGGCGTTCCAGGTGCAGTCGGTGCCGACCATCGCCGCCATCCTCGGCGGGCGTCCCGTGCCCCTGTTCAGCGGCCTCGTCGCCGAGGAGGCGCTGCGCGACCTGCTCGAGCAGGTGCTCCAGCTCGCCGCGCAGAACGGCGTGACGGGCACGGTGCCGGTCGACGCGACCGCCGAGCCGGGGGAGCCCGAGCCGGCTCCGCTGCCCCCGCACCACCAGGAGGCGTACGACGCGATCGACCGCGGCGACTACTCCGCCGCGATCGCGGAGTACGAGACGGCCATCGCCCAGAACCCGCGCGACGACCTCGCCGTGGCGGGACTCGCGCAGGTGCGGCTGCTGTCGCGGCTGCAGGGCCGCACCCTCGAGGAGGTCCGCTCGACGGCGGCGGCAGAGCCGTCGAACCTCGACGCGCAGCTCGCCGTCGCCGACCTCGACGTCTCGGGCGGCCACGTCGAGGACGCCTTCGACCGTCTCCTGTTGATCTTCCCGAGGCTCGACGCCGAGGGGAAGGCGGCGACCCGTGCGCGCCTCCTCGAGCTCTTCGAGATCGTCGGCACGACCGACCCCCGCGTGAACAAGGCGCGAGCCCGGCTGACCGGCCTCCTCTACTGA